A genomic window from Salvia splendens isolate huo1 chromosome 11, SspV2, whole genome shotgun sequence includes:
- the LOC121756150 gene encoding putative RNA polymerase II subunit B1 CTD phosphatase RPAP2 homolog, translated as MSKYESLTVKDAVHKLQLFLLDGIKDENHLLAAGSLISLGDYNDVVTERTIAEMCGYPLCPNPLPSDRPHKGRYRISLKEHKVYDLQETYMYCSSTCLINSRAFAANLQEERSSDLNPAKLSRIVKLFEESNLDTTVDMGKNGDLGISELKIQEKTGREAGKLSMEEWIGPSNAIDGYVPRSDKNLESLQLNNNRKAAKKGKGPKHRLSDPNVQDIMSFDMNFTSTIITQDEYSVSKAAPSVKAKESRGKLSANSVNCERKPLQNPAASLTDKNEVQPKRSDISMGSTGADDNVKAPEDISSACQSDDAWAATVPRSSIKTSDSKKSVRWADEKTDFDGQNLEEYQEFKEEKAALVTPHSAVEEVGEEESYRFSSAEACAEALSRAAEAVASGKSDASDAVSEAGVIILPPPHEVGTSKSEENADIIEIDPVQLKWPLKPGVLSSDLFDSEDSWYDSPPDGFNLQLSTFSTMFMALFSWISSSSLAYIYGKEESFHEEYLSVNGREYPHKIVLSDGRSAEIKHTLAGCLARALPTLVTELRLPVPVSTLEQGLGRLLDTMSFTYPIPAFRMKQWHVIVLLFLDALSVSRIPSLTQYMLGRRAIIPKVLEGAQIGSEEFEIMKDLVIPLGRAPQFSTQSGG; from the exons ATGTCCAAGTATGAATCACTGACAGTGAAGGACGCAGTTCATAAGCTTCAGCTCTTCCTTCTAGATGGAATCAAAGACGAAAACCATCTATTAGCTGCTGGTTCATTGATATCCCTCGGTGATTACAACGATGTAGTCACCGAGCGCACGATAGCTGAGATGTGCGGCTACCCACTCTGCCCCAACCCTTTGCCATCCGACCGCCCGCACAAGGGGCGTTACCGCATCTCACTCAAGGAGCACAAAGTCTACGACCTTCAAGAGACGTACATGTATTGCTCGAGTACTTGTTTGATCAATAGCCGAGCGTTTGCTGCCAATTTGCAGGAAGAGAGATCCTCGGATCTCAACCCTGCGAAATTGAGCAGAATTGTTAAGCTATTTGAAGAGTCGAATTTGGACACTACCGTGGATATGGGCAAGAACGGAGACCTAGGTATTTCCGAGTTGAAGATTCAGGAGAAAACTGGTAGAGAAGCTGGGAAATTGTCCATGGAGGAGTGGATTGGTCCGTCAAACGCGATTGATGGCTATGTGCCACGGAGTGACAAAAACTTGGAGTCACTTCAATTGAACAACAATAGAAAAGCTGCTAAAAAGGGAAAAG GGCCTAAGCATCGGCTCTCTGATCCAAATGTGCAAGACATTATGTCCTTTGACATGAACTTCACAAGTACTATCATTACTCAAGATGAGTATAGCGTTTCCAAAGCTGCTCCATCAGTGAAGGCTAAAGAATCAAGAGGAAAGTTGAGTGCTAACAGTGTAAATTGTGAGAGGAAGCCATTGCAAAACCCAGCTGCTTCATTGACTGACAAAAATGAAGTTCAACCGAAAAGGTCTGATATAAGTATGGGTTCTACTGGAGCAGATGACAATGTTAAAGCACCAGAGGATATTTCTAGTGCTTGCCAAAGTGATGATGCCTGGGCAGCTACTGTTCCGAGGTCCTCTATAAAGACTTCGGATTCAAAGAAATCAGTCCGCTGGGCGGACGAGAAGACTGATTTTGATGGGCAAAATCTTGAAGAGTATCAAGAATTTAAAGAAGAAAAAGCAGCTTTAGTAACACCCCATTCAGCAGTTGAGGAAGTCGGTGAGGAGGAGTCATATAGATTTTCATCTGCTGAAGCCTGTGCGGAGGCTCTAAGCCGAGCAGCTGAAGCTGTTGCATCAGGAAAATCAGATGCATCTGATGCTG TATCTGAAGCGGGCGTAATAATACTACCACCTCCTCATGAAGTGGGTACTTCTAAATCTGAAGAAAATGCTGATATTATCGAGATAGACCCGGTGCAGTTAAAGTGGCCTCTTAAACCTGGAGTTTTGAGTTCTGATTTGTTCGACTCCGAGGATTCTTGGTATGATAGTCCCCCGGATGGGTTCAACTTGCAA TTGTCGACTTTTTCAACAATGTTTATGGCACTCTTTTCCTGGATATCATCGTCCTCTTTAGCATATATATATGGAAAGGAAGAGAGTTTCCACGAGGAATACTTGTCGGTCAATGGGAGGGAGTATCCTCACAAGATTGTTCTGTCAGATGGGCGCTCTGCGGAGATCAAGCATACTCTTGCTGGCTGCCTTGCTCGAGCCTTACCCACTCTTGTGACTGAACTCAGGCTTCCTGTACCAGTTTCAACTCTTGAGCAAGGACTG GGTCGCTTACTAGATACAATGTCTTTTACCTATCCAATTCCTGCATTTAGGATGAAACAATGGCATGTTATTGTCCTGTTGTTTCTTGACGCTCTTTCTGTCAGTAGAATTCCATCGCTGACCCAGTATATGTTGGGTAGAAGAGCTATAATTCCCAAG GTTCTTGAGGGTGCACAGATTGGTTCCGAAGAATTTGAGATAATGAAGGATCTGGTCATCCCACTTGGCCGAGCACCTCAATTCTCGACTCAGAGTGGAGGCTAG
- the LOC121756149 gene encoding FACT complex subunit SPT16-like yields the protein MPDERNGLPVNANGNKYTIDLPTFSRRLQAFYKHWKDHKDELWGSSDVLVVATPPPSEDLRYLKSSALNIWLLGYEFPETIMVFGEKNIHFICSGKKASLLEVVKASARETVNAEVVIWVKAKNENGSTQIDKVLRAIRSQPKSGDHDVPVVGNIAREAPEGKLLEIWSDKLKGSGLTLSDISNGLSDLFAAKDKNEITCIKKAAYLTAYVMKNFVLPEVLKVIDEEKKVTHSELMEETEKAITDPPKIGVKLKAENVDICYPPIFQSGGNFDLRPSATSTDDPLYYDSPSVIICAVGCRYNSYCSNVARTYLIDTDAVQTKAYEVLLRAHEAAIHALKPGNKVSDVYEAALTVVKRDAPELVPHLTKSAGTGIGLEFRESGLTLNAKNERLLKEGMAFNVSLGFKDLQSKSSNPKSQNFSLLLADTVIVTDGVCYVATSVSPKVSKDVAYCFNEDGEEEKPRKANMEPTSRASMYSKATLRSDNGEISKEELRKQHQAELARQKIEETARRLVGVGSANGDGRSTVKSASELVAYKSVNELPPPREMMIQVDQRNEAILIPIYGSMVPFHVATVKTVSSQQDTNRNCYIRIIFNVPGTPFTPHDANSLKNQGVIYLKEVSFRSKDPRHISEVVQQIKTLRRGVMARESERAERATLVTQEKLELAGNKFKPTRLHDLWIRPNFGGRARKLSGTLEAHANGFRYSTSRADERVDIMYGNIKHAFFQPAEKEMITLLHFHLHNHIMVGNKKTKDVQFYVEVMEMVQNIGSGKRSAYDPDEIEEEQRERDRKNKINMEFQQYVNRVNDLWGQPQLRLDLEFDQPLRELGFHGVPYKASAFIVPTSGCLVELIETPFLVISLSDIEIVNLERVGLAQKNFDMAIVFKDFKRDVMRIDSIPSSSLDGIKEWLDTTDTKYYESRLNLNWRPILKTIMDDPQQFIEEGGWEFLNLEGTDSDSDNSAESDKGYEPSDAEPESESEDEASESESLVESEDDDEESEEESEEDKGKTWEELEREATNADREKGNDSDSEDERRRRKMKAFGKARAGPSSAASKRSKFR from the coding sequence ATGCCTGATGAACGGAATGGCCTGCCTGTAAATGCCAATGGCAATAAATATACAATTGACTTGCCTACATTCAGTAGGCGGTTGCAAGCTTTCTACAAGCACTGGAAAGATCACAAAGATGAGCTTTGGGGTTCTTCTGATGTCCTTGTTGTGGCCACACCGCCTCCTTCGGAGGATTTACGGTATCTGAAATCCTCTGCTCTTAACATTTGGTTACTTGGATATGAGTTTCCAGAGACGATTATGGTTTTCGGAGAGAAGAACATCCATTTCATTTGTAGTGGTAAGAAAGCATCATTGCTTGAGGTTGTCAAAGCATCTGCCAGAGAGACTGTAAATGCGGAAGTTGTAATATGGGTCAAGGCAAAAAATGAGAATGGAAGCACTCAAATTGATAAGGTGCTCCGGGCTATCCGTTCTCAGCCAAAGTCAGGTGACCATGATGTACCGGTAGTTGGGAACATAGCTCGGGAAGCCCCAGAGGGGAAACTCTTGGAGATATGGTCAGATAAGTTGAAGGGTTCGGGTCTAACCCTGAGTGATATATCAAATGGATTATCTGACCTTTTTGCTGCTAAGGACAAAAATGAGATTACATGTATTAAGAAAGCTGCTTACTTGACTGCTTATGTAATGAAGAACTTTGTTCTTCCTGAGGTTTTAAAGGTGATTGATGAGGAGAAGAAAGTGACACACTCTGAACTCATGGAGGAGACAGAGAAGGCTATAACTGACCCTCCCAAGATTGGCGTCAAACTAAAAGCTGAAAATGTTGATATCTGTTACCCTCCTATCTTTCAGAGTGGTGGGAACTTTGATCTCCGGCCTAGTGCAACAAGCACTGATGATCCGTTATACTATGATTCTCCCAGTGTTATCATTTGTGCAGTTGGGTGCCGCTACAACAGTTATTGTTCAAATGTTGCTAGAACATATCTTATTGATACTGATGCAGTGCAAACCAAAGCTTATGAGGTTCTTCTTAGGGCTCATGAGGCTGCTATTCATGCACTAAAGCCTGGAAACAAGGTAAGTGATGTATATGAGGCTGCTTTGACAGTAGTGAAGAGAGATGCTCCTGAGCTGGTACCCCACCTAACAAAATCTGCAGGAACGGGCATTGGTCTGGAGTTCCGTGAATCTGGATTGACTCTTAATGCGAAGAATGAAAGGCTGTTGAAAGAAGGCATGGCTTTTAATGTCTCACTTGGTTTCAAGGATCTACAATCGAAGTCGAGCAATCCAAAGAGCCAGAATTTCTCACTATTGCTTGCAGATACAGTTATTGTGACGGATGGTGTCTGTTATGTTGCAACTTCGGTTAGCCCTAAAGTTTCTAAAGATGTTGCCTATTGTTTCAATGAAGACGGAGAGGAAGAAAAGCCACGAAAAGCCAACATGGAACCTACTTCCAGGGCTTCTATGTATTCCAAAGCAACGCTTCGTTCAGACAATGGGGAGATCTCCAAGGAAGAACTTAGGAAGCAGCACCAAGCAGAACTTGCACGCCAGAAGATTGAGGAAACTGCTCGCCGCCTTGTTGGGGTGGGATCAGCTAATGGGGATGGAAGATCTACTGTGAAATCAGCAAGTGAGCTAGTTGCCTATAAAAGTGTTAATGAACTTCCACCACCTAGGGAAATGATGATTCAAGTTGACCAGAGGAATGAAGCTATTCTAATTCCCATCTATGGAAGCATGGTACCCTTCCATGTCGCTACAGTGAAAACTGTGTCAAGCCAGCAGGACACTAATCGAAATTGCTATATTCGTATAATCTTTAATGTACCCGGCACACCCTTCACTCCTCATGATGCCAACTCTTTGAAGAACCAAGGGGTGATTTATTTGAAGGAGGTCTCATTTAGATCCAAGGATCCGAGGCACATAAGTGAAGTGGTGCAGCAGATTAAAACTCTTCGGCGTGGTGTTATGGCCAGGGAATCTGAAAGGGCTGAGAGAGCCACTCTGGTCACCCAAGAGAAACTTGAACTTGCTGGGAATAAGTTCAAGCCGACAAGGTTGCATGATCTTTGGATACGTCCAAATTTTGGTGGCCGTGCCAGGAAGTTGAGTGGCACATTAGAAGCACATGCGAATGGGTTCCGCTATTCTACTTCGAGGGCTGATGAGCGTGTTGATATCATGTATGGCAACATAAAGCATGCCTTTTTCCAGCCTGCAGAGAAAGAGATGATTACCCTTCTTCACTTTCACTTGCACAACCACATTATGGTTGGAAATAAGAAAACTAAGGATGTGCAATTCTATGTTGAGGTGATGGAGATGGTTCAGAACATTGGCAGTGGGAAGAGGTCTGCTTATGATCCAGATGAGATTGAGGAGGAACAGAGGGAGAGAgataggaaaaataaaattaatatggaATTCCAACAATATGTGAACAGGGTGAATGATCTATGGGGGCAGCCCCAATTGCGCCTGGACTTGGAGTTTGATCAACCTCTCAGAGAGCTTGGTTTCCATGGGGTGCCATACAAGGCCTCAGCTTTTATAGTTCCAACTTCTGGCTGTTTGGTTGAGCTGATAGAAACTCCTTTTCTGGTGATCTCATTGAGTGATATTGAGATTGTCAATTTGGAACGAGTGGGTCTAGCACAAAAGAATTTTGATATGGCAATTGTCTTCAAGGATTTCAAGCGTGATGTTATGCGGATTGATTCCATCCCATCTTCCTCGCTTGATGGCATTAAGGAATGGTTGGACACTACCGACACCAAATACTATGAGAGCAGGCTGAATCTTAACTGGCGCCCTATTCTAAAGACTATTATGGATGACCCGCAGCAGTTCATAGAAGAGGGTGGCTGGGAATTTTTGAACTTGGAAGGCACGGACTCTGATTCTGATAACTCAGCAGAGTCGGATAAAGGTTATGAGCCATCTGATGCAGAGCCGGAGTCAGAATCAGAAGATGAAGCTTCAGAGAGTGAATCACTGGTAGAatctgaagatgatgatgaagaatcaGAAGAAGAATCTGAGGAAGACAAGGGCAAAACATGGGAAGAGTTGGAGAGGGAAGCTACCAATGCGGATCGGGAGAAGGGGAACGACTCGGACAGCGAGGATGAGCGTAGGAGAAGAAAGATGAAGGCTTTTGGCAAGGCAAGGGCTGGACCTAGCAGTGCTGCCTCAAAACGCTCCAAGTTTAGGTAG